The Paenibacillus sp. FSL R7-0204 genome includes a region encoding these proteins:
- a CDS encoding helix-turn-helix domain-containing protein — protein MNVLQTIRSRKYLQRILLSFMLVVAILAVASLLMNSGARSKVLSLQNEADRKLLTQINYNIENMNGIVKDLAVSLYNDEELLALKSGADYRQSILKIERLNHTVAASPYLHAAVFYNGAQHRFFSSLNHEINNSLLYSSLQNYMDSRADLPKLQLIPLDLDGKGGGIDVFAFFLYDGDTLGSINDNALILTVKPGWMLDNMKALNQAAERQNDVLFVTDTDGEVLIATGGQVPEGLNLKGELLPQISASGRPLDSFNYSHDGRKYKVTYLSKALNNWQIVSMQDYDVVLGSVRQMKWTEIAVTLSVVLLAVLLSVFFAVRLYKPVGQLLTLVPGDVRGAPQAKDELSLIAANLTEMISKLKGLELERASQSNIAKLYQLRSLIASSHSLDEQSFLQLREQHGIDIAYPSPLRLALVQIDNLQGLAAEPGLPMESLLYFAISNIGQELLRLQGSCEAADMKSGHLVFIAGSTDGELAKLEERFRELQQTIGNYYHITFTVTLSEVFTDYRSITAHYNLAQRHANYRMIYGKGAVLEPEMLRANEENEALRIPQELERQLTEGLKGGDLAETEQTIRKWRALLGGFSYENMYSAVLHLAVTLSQTLAEMNSRSVNPVSLNLQAINRRILEKETLDETEMVLLEVVREAAEQRRSGREDKNRLLADTVKEIIYRHYADPDLNVQRIADMLKMSPVYLGQVFKAQEGKTVVDQINAARLASAKKYLEQEDFTVTEIMEKVGFGNESYFYRLFKRCYGTTPKEYRLKSAIDRSR, from the coding sequence ATGAACGTACTGCAGACGATCCGTTCGCGTAAATACTTGCAGCGGATCCTACTCAGCTTTATGCTTGTTGTTGCCATTCTGGCGGTGGCTTCGCTGCTGATGAACTCGGGTGCCCGCAGCAAGGTGCTCAGCCTCCAGAATGAAGCGGACCGCAAGCTGCTGACCCAGATCAATTACAACATTGAGAACATGAACGGGATTGTAAAAGATCTGGCAGTCTCCCTGTACAATGACGAGGAGCTGCTGGCGCTGAAGTCCGGCGCTGATTACAGGCAGAGCATCCTCAAGATCGAGCGGCTGAATCACACGGTCGCAGCCTCTCCGTATCTGCACGCGGCTGTCTTTTATAATGGGGCCCAGCACCGGTTCTTCTCGTCGCTGAATCATGAGATTAACAATAGTCTTCTGTACAGCTCCTTGCAGAACTATATGGATTCCCGGGCAGATCTGCCGAAGCTCCAGCTCATTCCGCTCGACCTGGACGGTAAGGGCGGGGGCATTGATGTCTTTGCCTTCTTCCTGTATGACGGGGATACCTTGGGTTCAATCAATGACAATGCGCTGATCCTCACGGTAAAGCCGGGATGGATGCTCGATAATATGAAAGCGCTTAACCAAGCGGCGGAACGGCAGAATGATGTGTTATTTGTGACCGATACTGACGGTGAGGTGCTGATCGCAACCGGCGGGCAGGTTCCTGAAGGGCTTAACCTGAAGGGAGAGCTGCTGCCGCAGATCAGCGCTTCGGGCAGGCCGCTGGATTCCTTCAACTACAGTCATGACGGCAGGAAGTATAAAGTGACTTATCTGAGCAAAGCCCTGAACAACTGGCAGATTGTCAGCATGCAGGATTACGATGTGGTGCTGGGCAGTGTCCGGCAGATGAAATGGACGGAGATCGCGGTCACGCTGTCTGTTGTTCTGCTGGCCGTGCTGTTGTCCGTGTTCTTCGCGGTGCGGCTGTATAAGCCGGTAGGCCAGCTGCTGACTCTGGTTCCCGGGGATGTGCGGGGCGCGCCGCAGGCCAAGGATGAGCTGTCACTGATTGCAGCCAACCTTACGGAGATGATCAGCAAGCTGAAGGGGCTGGAGCTGGAGCGGGCCTCGCAGTCCAATATTGCCAAGCTCTATCAGCTCCGCAGTCTGATCGCTTCAAGCCATAGTCTGGATGAGCAGTCCTTCCTGCAGCTCAGAGAGCAGCACGGCATCGATATTGCCTATCCGTCTCCGCTCCGGCTGGCGCTCGTGCAGATCGACAACCTGCAGGGGCTGGCGGCAGAGCCGGGACTGCCGATGGAATCGCTGCTGTACTTCGCCATCTCCAACATCGGGCAGGAATTATTGCGCCTTCAGGGCTCCTGTGAAGCTGCAGATATGAAGAGCGGGCATCTGGTCTTCATTGCCGGGAGTACGGACGGGGAGCTGGCGAAGCTGGAGGAGCGGTTCAGGGAGCTCCAGCAGACGATCGGCAACTATTATCATATTACTTTTACAGTCACGCTAAGCGAGGTCTTCACGGATTACCGCAGCATCACGGCGCATTATAATCTGGCGCAGCGCCATGCCAATTACCGGATGATCTACGGCAAGGGAGCTGTGCTTGAGCCGGAAATGCTCCGGGCGAATGAAGAGAATGAAGCGCTGCGCATTCCGCAGGAGCTGGAGCGGCAGCTGACGGAAGGATTGAAGGGCGGGGATCTGGCAGAGACGGAGCAGACGATCCGCAAGTGGAGAGCGCTGCTTGGCGGCTTCAGCTACGAGAATATGTATTCAGCGGTGCTTCATCTGGCCGTGACTCTGAGCCAGACGCTTGCTGAGATGAACAGCCGGAGTGTCAATCCGGTCTCGCTTAACCTGCAGGCGATCAACCGCCGGATTCTGGAGAAGGAGACACTGGACGAGACGGAGATGGTCCTGCTGGAGGTGGTGCGGGAAGCCGCTGAGCAGCGCCGGAGCGGGCGCGAGGATAAGAACCGGCTGCTGGCGGATACGGTGAAGGAGATTATTTACAGGCATTACGCCGATCCTGACCTGAATGTGCAGCGGATTGCCGATATGCTCAAGATGAGTCCGGTCTATCTGGGCCAGGTGTTCAAGGCGCAGGAAGGCAAGACGGTGGTCGATCAGATTAACGCTGCCCGGCTGGCCAGTGCCAAGAAGTACCTGGAGCAAGAGGACTTCACCGTAACAGAGATTATGGAGAAGGTCGGGTTCGGGAACGAGAGTTATTTTTACCGCCTGTTCAAGCGCTGCTATGGCACCACGCCGAAGGAGTACCGCCTGAAATCGGCCATTGACCGCAGCAGATGA
- a CDS encoding ABC transporter permease, protein MLNKVPLAEQQASSGALPATRRQSWLRRELAHFKSNRELFLLSLPGLLYKLIFAYIPMIGLIIAFKNYRYDLGIFGSKWVGLDNFRYLFTTDTAWRITRNTVLYNTAYILIGTSAALLLAILMNEIKAKWSKFYQTALFLPHFLSWVLVGYVAYAFLNHSDGFINRTLESFGLNPVSWYQNPGPWPVILILVQLWKVVGFNTLIYFAGIIGINSEYYEAARIDGATKRQMAFKITIPLMAPIIIIMLILSIGNMFRGDFGLHYFIPNNSGFLYGSTDIIDTYVYRALREVGNVSMSAATGFYQSVVGLVLVLTANGIVRKVDPDNSLW, encoded by the coding sequence ATGTTGAATAAGGTTCCGCTGGCGGAACAACAGGCAAGTTCAGGAGCGCTGCCGGCCACGCGCAGACAATCCTGGCTCCGAAGGGAGCTGGCCCATTTCAAAAGCAACCGGGAGCTGTTCCTGCTCTCGCTGCCGGGACTGCTGTACAAATTGATTTTCGCGTATATTCCGATGATTGGTCTGATTATCGCCTTCAAGAATTACCGGTATGATCTCGGGATCTTCGGCAGTAAATGGGTCGGGCTGGATAACTTCCGTTATCTGTTCACTACGGACACGGCGTGGCGGATTACCCGGAATACGGTCCTGTATAACACCGCTTATATTCTGATAGGCACCTCAGCAGCGCTGCTGCTGGCTATTCTGATGAATGAGATTAAGGCCAAGTGGAGCAAGTTCTATCAGACGGCCTTGTTTCTGCCCCATTTCCTGTCATGGGTGCTGGTGGGGTATGTGGCATACGCTTTCTTGAACCACTCGGACGGCTTCATCAACCGCACGCTGGAATCCTTCGGGCTGAATCCGGTGAGCTGGTATCAGAACCCCGGACCCTGGCCGGTCATTCTGATTCTGGTTCAATTGTGGAAAGTGGTGGGGTTCAACACGCTGATTTATTTTGCCGGCATCATTGGCATTAACAGTGAATATTACGAGGCGGCGCGGATCGACGGGGCAACCAAGCGGCAAATGGCCTTCAAAATCACGATCCCGCTGATGGCCCCAATCATCATTATTATGCTGATTCTGTCGATCGGCAATATGTTCCGCGGAGATTTCGGGCTGCATTATTTCATCCCGAATAACTCCGGTTTTCTCTATGGCTCTACGGATATCATTGATACTTATGTGTACCGTGCGCTGCGTGAGGTCGGCAATGTGAGCATGTCTGCGGCTACCGGGTTCTATCAGTCGGTTGTCGGTCTGGTGCTGGTACTGACGGCTAACGGAATTGTGCGCAAGGTCGATCCCGATAATTCCCTGTGGTAA
- a CDS encoding carbohydrate ABC transporter permease, with protein MGKKFEISKLFINLLFIVLSLVVILPFLLVIVVSLTDEKSLTENGYQFIPQSFSLDAYRYLLDAPDILLRAYGVTFTVTIIGALAGLLLTAMTAYVISRQDYRYNRATTFYVFFTMLFSGGLVPSYILITQYLHLKDSLLALILPILLSPFNIMVMKGFMSKIPLEIIESAKIDGAREFRIFFRIILPLSTPALATLGLLISFTYWNEWFNAMLYIDDPNKVPLQLLLVRTLNSIEFLTTNSEFTGQLGIDLSSFPNSSARMAIAVLAGGPMLVIFPFFQRFFVKGLTVGSLKG; from the coding sequence GTGGGCAAAAAATTTGAAATCTCGAAGCTGTTCATTAATCTGCTGTTTATCGTGCTGTCGCTGGTGGTGATTCTGCCATTCCTGCTGGTCATCGTTGTCTCACTGACGGATGAGAAGTCATTGACCGAGAACGGGTACCAGTTCATCCCGCAGTCCTTCAGTCTGGATGCCTACCGCTATCTGCTGGACGCTCCTGATATCCTGCTCCGGGCCTATGGCGTGACGTTCACGGTGACGATCATCGGCGCGCTTGCCGGACTGCTGCTGACCGCGATGACGGCTTACGTAATTTCAAGGCAGGATTACCGGTATAACCGGGCGACGACGTTCTATGTATTTTTCACCATGCTGTTCAGCGGGGGACTCGTTCCCTCTTACATTCTTATTACTCAGTACCTGCATCTGAAGGATAGCCTGCTGGCGCTGATTCTGCCGATTCTGCTGTCGCCGTTCAACATTATGGTCATGAAGGGCTTCATGTCCAAGATTCCGCTGGAGATCATTGAATCGGCCAAAATCGACGGGGCGCGGGAATTCCGCATTTTCTTCCGGATTATTCTGCCGCTCTCGACGCCTGCCCTGGCTACGCTGGGTCTGCTGATCTCCTTCACCTACTGGAACGAATGGTTTAACGCGATGCTGTACATTGACGATCCGAACAAGGTACCGCTGCAGTTGCTGCTGGTGCGGACGCTGAACAGTATTGAGTTTCTGACGACGAACTCGGAATTCACCGGGCAGCTTGGCATTGATCTGTCGAGTTTTCCGAACAGCTCGGCCCGGATGGCGATTGCGGTATTGGCCGGCGGACCGATGCTGGTCATCTTCCCGTTTTTTCAGCGGTTTTTCGTCAAAGGGCTTACGGTTGGCTCCCTAAAGGGTTAA
- a CDS encoding ABC transporter substrate-binding protein, translating to MKKGLVGVLASVMLAASVLSGCGGNNNGGTNAGKGTEGSGTDAAQSAAPESGNAGGLKPVELTWYYPLSQLQADQDKVQEEVNKLTKAKINATVKLMPVAIGDYVQKMNTVLAAGEKFDILWTGYMLKPEELVRKGAIQPMDKLLEEYAPELKKDVPQVMWDGLSVDGEIYGIPNQQINGSRYGFIIQKRFADKYKLDTASIKKIADIEPFLAQIKQSEPDIIPFGIFGTSFINPQSHDDKYWVVPGLDDHFYIKTDDPTYTLQRYPEEELDNFRLASKWYKEGYIYKDAATEKANDYLAKGRIAVDFNVTLKPGVEAEVKAKNGGNDVITVPLSDWFSNGYSATTNQSISRTAPNPERAMMLLNLVNTDKELYNLLCNGIAGEHYDKADGEYIKAKADSRYLPNMDWVFGSVFNSYLKEGQPENVWEETKKINSDSEVNPVGAFKFNSEPVNTEIANLNAVWGEYKRGLVTGTLDFEETWPTLYGKLKEAGEEKYVAEVTKQFEQFLKDKGLKK from the coding sequence ATGAAAAAAGGGCTGGTTGGCGTATTGGCATCTGTAATGCTGGCTGCATCTGTGCTATCAGGCTGCGGGGGCAACAATAATGGCGGAACGAATGCCGGGAAAGGCACGGAAGGCAGCGGGACGGATGCCGCGCAAAGTGCTGCTCCCGAATCCGGCAATGCAGGCGGGCTGAAGCCGGTGGAACTGACTTGGTACTATCCGTTGTCCCAGCTTCAGGCCGATCAGGATAAAGTGCAGGAGGAAGTAAACAAGCTTACGAAGGCAAAGATTAACGCCACCGTCAAGCTGATGCCTGTAGCGATCGGGGATTACGTGCAGAAGATGAACACCGTGCTTGCGGCGGGCGAGAAGTTCGATATTCTGTGGACCGGTTATATGCTGAAGCCGGAGGAGCTGGTGCGCAAGGGAGCGATTCAGCCGATGGATAAGCTGCTTGAGGAGTATGCGCCGGAGCTGAAGAAGGATGTGCCGCAGGTGATGTGGGATGGCCTCTCGGTGGACGGGGAGATCTACGGCATTCCGAATCAGCAGATTAACGGCTCGCGGTACGGCTTCATCATCCAGAAGCGCTTCGCTGACAAGTACAAACTTGATACCGCTTCCATTAAAAAAATCGCAGATATCGAGCCGTTCCTGGCCCAGATTAAGCAGAGTGAGCCGGATATCATTCCGTTTGGTATCTTCGGCACCTCCTTCATTAATCCGCAGTCGCATGACGACAAGTACTGGGTAGTTCCAGGTCTAGATGACCATTTCTATATCAAGACAGATGACCCTACCTATACCCTGCAGCGTTACCCGGAAGAAGAGCTGGACAATTTCCGGCTGGCCAGCAAATGGTATAAGGAAGGCTATATTTACAAGGATGCCGCTACCGAAAAAGCGAATGATTACCTGGCGAAAGGCCGGATTGCCGTGGATTTCAACGTGACGCTGAAGCCGGGCGTGGAAGCTGAGGTGAAGGCCAAAAACGGCGGCAATGACGTCATCACTGTCCCGCTCAGTGACTGGTTCTCCAACGGGTATTCGGCGACCACGAACCAATCGATCAGCCGTACTGCCCCTAACCCGGAGCGTGCCATGATGCTGCTGAATCTGGTGAATACCGACAAGGAGCTGTACAATCTGCTCTGTAACGGGATTGCCGGTGAGCATTACGATAAGGCAGACGGAGAGTACATCAAGGCCAAAGCGGATTCCCGTTATCTGCCCAATATGGACTGGGTGTTCGGCAGCGTGTTCAACTCGTATCTGAAGGAAGGACAGCCGGAGAATGTCTGGGAAGAGACCAAGAAGATCAATTCCGATTCGGAGGTGAATCCGGTTGGTGCCTTCAAGTTCAATTCCGAGCCGGTGAATACCGAAATCGCCAACCTGAATGCGGTGTGGGGGGAATATAAGCGGGGACTTGTGACCGGTACGCTTGATTTTGAAGAAACCTGGCCTACCCTCTATGGCAAGCTGAAGGAAGCAGGCGAGGAGAAGTATGTGGCTGAGGTCACCAAGCAATTTGAACAATTCCTGAAGGATAAAGGTCTGAAGAAATAG
- a CDS encoding Ig-like domain-containing protein — protein MKKRLLAALAASLLLMPSLPFNAPVYAEGETSGTAFYVATNGSDSNSGTLNAPFQSLEKARDTIRTLKAEEGLPEGGVTVYLREGRYERTSSFELRQQDSGEADKPITYTAYPGEEVTLSGSRQLAKSAFVPVTDPSILGRIISPEARTKVLAADLGALGITDYGQLSRHGYYLANDLSEVPPMELYVAGQGMTLARWPNEGTVQMDEILDPGPTRKDPNGEVHTRGGTFTYTYDRPQYWTQADDIWLDGIFGYSWEWSYNKIASIDTAAKSITLRYGEMSGIFKNWYPDFHFAQNLLEEIDMPGEYYIDRQAGKLYFLPNAEFTAGNPDIEVTMLKSPMINALNASYIDFSELVLENGRDSAAVFMGGKQLRILNSEIRNFTNSGVLVNTQSRFYYNNFDGAPGTDHAIVSTHIHHIGGTAVTLAGGNKTTLAPGNNRVENSHIHDFAYYHKAYNPGVLLSGVGNRMSHNELHDAPHPGVLIFGNDHTVEYNEIYDVCTTFSDLGAIYMNAGEQPHERGTVIRRNYFHNIGESKAGVEGVYPDNFTMGLTINENIFYKMGNSAIKNNGGAHILTRNNIFIDSKIPYDYADMFLGDEPDDQVPLNYMPKWQALFAANNNFTGTPYLAKYPELADFFTENRYYPDTNTFQGNVVYNPSVPRSVTTNVYGAYDKFGLVQYANNWVTAADPGFTDLAGGNLSLQPDAEVFDVIPGFPDIPFNDIGVDGRAGTTAGPDSYPVQGVAVYDNEITVDRWKTVKLRTAVLPWNADHPALTFTSADPAIAAVDGAGIVTGQSVGSTVITVASAENPLLTATVTVHVEAGDGVMDFTDFESGANGWLQDANRSIEKLGTNRWYKILNGASALSPKSFSDYELSFKLKTPAVMGDNATLYIFDRQAGSGSSRIGYKTRADGSSAWLLYNSAWTVLKEVKRPGHDLQPDMEYAVRMLVKGGDISVYLDGAFRLKGTDPGHNAEGKVGFYVSNISQMHFDDIQFKALTTTLAGIIPAESAVRLAAGEQRQLQVSFDPADTPDTGVTWQSANPAVATVDSAGVVSAVYEGQSVITAVSTVNPLITADITVTVSNIMHETDFENGGNGWPVDPNRSIAADPDGNRRYKLLNGASGLLDRSFTAYQLEFKLKTPAVMPDNGILYIFDRQDSSGSTRIGYRTRADGSSAWILYDTAWQKLTETVLPGHDLQPDTEYAVKVTAKDGDIAVTVDGAPRLSGSNPGHRPSGKVGFYTSGFAYLLFDDIVFSVLP, from the coding sequence GTGAAAAAACGTTTGCTTGCTGCCCTTGCAGCCAGTCTGCTGTTGATGCCGTCTCTGCCGTTTAATGCCCCTGTCTATGCGGAGGGGGAAACGTCCGGGACGGCTTTTTATGTGGCTACGAATGGAAGCGATTCCAACTCCGGGACGCTGAATGCCCCATTCCAGAGTCTTGAGAAGGCGCGCGATACGATCCGTACGCTGAAGGCGGAGGAGGGATTGCCGGAGGGCGGGGTTACCGTGTATCTGCGGGAAGGAAGGTATGAGCGGACCAGCAGCTTCGAGCTGCGCCAGCAGGATTCCGGCGAAGCGGATAAGCCCATCACGTACACGGCATATCCGGGGGAAGAGGTCACGTTGTCCGGCTCCCGCCAATTGGCCAAATCAGCCTTCGTTCCGGTCACCGACCCGTCCATCCTGGGCCGCATCATCAGCCCGGAAGCGCGAACGAAGGTACTGGCCGCAGATCTGGGAGCGCTTGGCATTACTGATTACGGCCAGCTCAGCCGTCATGGCTATTACCTGGCCAATGATCTAAGCGAGGTGCCGCCGATGGAGCTGTATGTGGCAGGGCAGGGCATGACGCTGGCCCGCTGGCCGAATGAAGGCACAGTCCAGATGGATGAGATTCTGGACCCCGGCCCGACCCGCAAGGACCCGAATGGGGAAGTGCATACGCGCGGAGGCACCTTCACTTATACGTACGACCGTCCCCAATACTGGACGCAGGCTGACGACATCTGGCTGGACGGGATCTTCGGCTACAGCTGGGAATGGTCGTACAACAAGATTGCTTCCATCGACACCGCCGCCAAAAGTATTACCCTCCGCTATGGCGAAATGAGCGGTATCTTCAAGAACTGGTATCCGGACTTCCACTTCGCGCAGAACTTGCTGGAGGAGATCGACATGCCCGGCGAATATTATATTGACCGCCAGGCCGGGAAGCTGTATTTTTTGCCGAATGCCGAGTTTACTGCCGGAAACCCGGATATTGAAGTCACGATGCTGAAGAGTCCGATGATCAACGCATTGAACGCCTCGTACATCGACTTCTCGGAGCTGGTGCTGGAGAACGGCCGCGATTCGGCGGCGGTGTTCATGGGCGGCAAGCAGTTGCGTATCCTGAACAGCGAGATCCGCAACTTCACCAACAGCGGAGTGCTGGTCAATACCCAAAGCCGGTTTTACTACAATAATTTTGATGGGGCACCGGGGACGGACCATGCTATTGTCAGCACCCATATCCATCATATCGGGGGGACTGCGGTTACGCTGGCCGGAGGTAACAAAACCACGCTTGCACCGGGAAACAACAGGGTGGAGAATTCGCATATTCACGATTTTGCCTACTATCACAAAGCCTATAATCCCGGGGTATTGCTGTCCGGCGTGGGCAACCGCATGTCGCATAATGAGCTGCATGACGCGCCGCATCCCGGCGTGCTGATCTTCGGCAATGACCATACTGTGGAATATAACGAGATCTATGATGTATGCACGACCTTCTCGGATCTCGGAGCGATCTACATGAACGCGGGGGAGCAGCCCCATGAGCGGGGGACGGTCATCCGGCGCAATTATTTCCATAACATCGGCGAGAGCAAAGCCGGAGTAGAAGGGGTATACCCGGACAATTTCACGATGGGACTGACGATCAACGAGAATATTTTTTACAAGATGGGCAATTCGGCAATTAAAAATAATGGCGGTGCCCATATCCTGACCCGCAACAATATCTTCATTGACAGCAAAATTCCGTATGACTATGCGGATATGTTCCTGGGTGATGAGCCGGATGATCAGGTGCCGCTCAACTACATGCCGAAATGGCAGGCGCTGTTTGCGGCGAACAATAATTTCACCGGAACGCCTTATCTGGCCAAGTATCCCGAGCTGGCGGATTTCTTCACGGAGAACCGGTATTATCCCGACACCAATACGTTCCAGGGGAATGTCGTCTACAACCCGTCGGTTCCGCGCAGCGTAACGACCAATGTGTACGGGGCCTACGATAAGTTCGGACTGGTCCAGTATGCGAATAACTGGGTGACTGCCGCAGATCCCGGCTTCACCGACCTGGCGGGAGGCAATCTGTCGCTGCAGCCGGATGCGGAGGTCTTCGATGTCATTCCCGGCTTCCCTGACATTCCGTTTAACGATATCGGCGTTGACGGCAGGGCGGGTACGACAGCAGGTCCGGACAGCTACCCCGTGCAGGGCGTTGCCGTCTATGACAATGAAATAACTGTGGACCGCTGGAAAACGGTGAAGCTGCGCACGGCGGTGCTTCCGTGGAATGCGGATCATCCCGCCCTGACCTTCACTTCGGCCGATCCGGCCATCGCGGCAGTGGATGGGGCAGGTATCGTTACCGGCCAGTCAGTCGGCAGTACGGTCATTACGGTAGCCTCGGCGGAGAATCCGCTGCTGACCGCCACGGTCACGGTTCATGTGGAGGCCGGTGACGGCGTGATGGACTTCACGGATTTCGAGTCGGGCGCGAACGGGTGGCTGCAGGATGCGAACCGCAGCATCGAGAAGCTCGGAACCAACCGCTGGTACAAGATTCTGAACGGAGCCTCTGCGCTTAGCCCCAAATCCTTCTCGGACTATGAGCTGAGCTTCAAGCTGAAAACCCCGGCGGTGATGGGCGATAACGCGACCCTGTATATCTTCGACCGTCAGGCCGGAAGCGGCTCCAGCCGGATCGGCTACAAGACCCGGGCGGACGGCAGCTCTGCGTGGCTGCTCTACAATTCGGCCTGGACGGTGCTGAAGGAAGTCAAGCGGCCGGGGCATGACCTGCAGCCGGATATGGAATATGCAGTCCGCATGCTGGTGAAGGGCGGCGACATCAGTGTCTATCTAGACGGGGCGTTCCGCCTGAAGGGCACTGATCCGGGACACAATGCAGAGGGGAAGGTCGGCTTCTACGTCAGCAATATCAGCCAGATGCACTTCGATGACATTCAGTTCAAGGCCCTGACGACTACGCTGGCCGGGATTATTCCGGCGGAGAGCGCGGTGCGTCTGGCCGCAGGGGAGCAGCGGCAGCTGCAAGTCTCCTTCGATCCTGCAGATACGCCGGATACAGGGGTGACCTGGCAGTCTGCTAACCCAGCGGTAGCAACAGTGGATAGCGCGGGAGTCGTGAGTGCCGTATACGAAGGACAGTCCGTTATTACGGCGGTCTCAACGGTCAATCCGCTGATTACAGCAGATATTACCGTCACTGTCTCAAATATTATGCATGAGACAGATTTCGAGAACGGGGGCAACGGCTGGCCGGTGGACCCGAACCGCAGCATTGCTGCTGACCCGGACGGGAACCGCCGATATAAACTGCTGAACGGCGCCAGCGGACTGCTCGACCGCAGCTTCACCGCCTATCAGCTGGAGTTCAAGCTGAAGACGCCCGCTGTGATGCCGGATAACGGTATCCTGTACATTTTTGACCGCCAGGACAGCAGCGGCTCTACCCGGATAGGGTACCGGACCCGGGCAGACGGGTCTTCAGCCTGGATACTCTACGACACTGCCTGGCAAAAGCTAACCGAGACTGTGTTGCCTGGGCATGACCTGCAGCCGGATACGGAGTACGCGGTGAAGGTAACGGCGAAGGACGGGGACATCGCTGTAACCGTGGACGGCGCACCAAGGCTCTCGGGCAGCAATCCGGGCCACCGCCCGTCCGGTAAGGTAGGCTTCTACACCAGCGGCTTCGCCTATCTGCTGTTCGACGATATTGTCTTCTCGGTTCTGCCTTAA